One Acidobacteriota bacterium genomic window, GCTAGTCAAGAGGGAACTTGATATTGCAAGAATGATTTGTGAGGTGACCCCGGGCGTTCCGCGAGCTGATAGCCCGATCAGGGCGGGGTTAGATCATGCCAACTTTTTCCCTTGCGAAAGTGCTGGCGCACACCCCCCGTCACGGCGGCCCACCGGTGCGGCGAACACGGGGTCGATGGCCGCGGAGCCGCGGGTGTCCGGCGAGCGGGTGTTGTCCAGGATCGACGGGAGTTCCTCGGCGTTGGGCAGGCGCCAGTCGGAGTGACCCGGAAAATTGGCCGCGTTCTTCGTCTGGACCCAGGCCAAGGCGTCCGGCCAGTTCAGGACGGCCGGCAATCAGGGGATTGATGACCCTCGAAACCCGGAATACCGGTGTTTTTCGATCCCGGCTTCATCCGAGGCGGTACGGTCGGTTCCGGCCGTCGGCAACCGGCCCGGGGACGGCAAGATTTGTCGAATCCGTCCCGATGCCTCGACAATCCTTGCCGGAATCCCTTTCCCGAGCCCGTGATGCCGCCCGGAGCGGCCGGGCTTGACCGCCGCAAACGCGGAGCTGCCGGCGATCGCGGGGGTCATCAGCTGAAATGGCAAGAACCCAAAGGACATACAAGCCACAAAGGACATAAAGGACGTCAAAGACATAAAGGACGTAAAGGACCCAAAGGACCCCAGGGACCGAGAGGGATGATAGGCGCTTTAGCGGCTGCGTTTTTATCAAAATGTTGTCGTTTCCGGTTGCCTGCCGAGGCCACTTTTCCGGGCGAAGTCCCGGAGAAAGCCTGGTCCCATCAAAGTAAGATCTTTGGCAAAATGCGCAGGAAATCGGGAGCGGTCGGCGGCATCCCGAAGGGATGGAGGAGCTTAGCCGTTGGGTGCTCCGCCGGAGGCGGTGCTCCCACCGGTTGGGTCCGGCGAGTGCGGATGCACCCTGGAGGGGTGCCGGACCCCTCCCGGCGCCCCGTCCGGGACGCAGGACCAAACCACTCGCGGAGTGCCCGCGCTACGCGTCGCTTGATCTGGCACCGGGGTTGCGATATGTTTGGTTGCGTCGATACCGACCCGTCTCGGGAAGGTCCATTCGAGCGTCAAAGGAGGAACCGTTCGATGAAACGCGCCACGTTCATCGTTACTTTCATAGCGGTGGCCCTGGCCGTCCCGCTGGCGGCC contains:
- a CDS encoding DUF1566 domain-containing protein, whose translation is MPAVLNWPDALAWVQTKNAANFPGHSDWRLPNAEELPSILDNTRSPDTRGSAAIDPVFAAPVGRRDGGCAPALSQGKKLA